The nucleotide window AAGCGAAGGACGAAACGCCGCCCGATTCGGGTGAAAGCCATCTCAAACATCAGAAAAATTTCATCGACAGTTTGCGAACCAATACGCCGCCAAGTTGCGACATTGAATTGGCGATTCGTGTGCAAGCGGTGGTTTCGATGGCTGAGATGTCTTATCGCAAAGGCAAGATGTTGCATTTCGACGCCTCGAATCGAAAGATGAGTTGAGAAAAACGGCGAGACGGTTAAACAAATAGTGAAACCGCAGCGGTCGCAGTAGGTAGCGCGGAGGAACGCGGAGGTTGCATTCTATTCTCTACGTTTCGATTAACACTCGTTGACGCATTCAAGAGCGAGTAAGGGCACCGGGAATAAGCTGCGCCCTCTACGTTATCCACTGCGTCCTCTGCGGTTTCATTATTACTCGCAGGAAAAAAGAAATTGCAATAAGCTAAGCGAATGAATCAACTTTCACCTGTCACCCTGTCACTTCGCGCGATGGCGACGCGGTTTGAATTGGTGATGTATGGTGAAAATAAGAATCGTCTGGTTGCCGCCGGAGAAGAGGCTTTAGGCGAAATCGAACGGCTCGAACAGCAATTGAGCTTTTACGAAAACGCCAGCGAAATCAACTATCTCAACCGCAACGCCGCCAATCATTTCGTAAAAATTGAACCGCGTCTGTTTAAACTCCTGAAAGATTGCGCCGCGCTTCATCAAAAAACCGATAACGCATTCGATATAACCATCGCCCCGTTGATGCGCGCCTGGCGATTTATTCGCGAGCAAGGCGGCGTGCCTACTGCTGATGAACTGGAATCGGCGCGACGCCTCACGGGAATGCAGCACCTGGAATTTGATGATGAGACATTCGCCATTCACTTTAAACAGGCAGGCGTGGAAATTGATTTAGGCGGATTCGGCAAAGGTTACGCGGTGCAATGCGCCATTGATTTGCTCAAAGAAAATGGCATTCAAAGCGCGTTATTGCATGGCGGAACCAGTTCGGTGGCGACGATTGGCACGCCGCCTGCTGAAAAATTCTGGCGCATCGAACTCCCTGAACCATTCAAACAGCAAACACCTGTTTACATTCATCTGGCGAATCATTGTCTTTCGGTTTCAGCGATTCACGGCAAATCTTTTGTTGTGGATGGAAAGCGATTCGGGCATCTCATCAACCCCGTTACCGGCGAATCCATTTCCCGGACGCTTGCCGCAGCCGTCGTTGGTCAGGATGCGGCGGTATGCGAAGCCTTAACCAAAGCCTTGATGATTCATTCAAAGAATTGGTTCGCGACATTTGAAGCGCGATTTCCCGATTATCAAGGGTTGGTGGTTGATGAGATTGACGGAATATTCGGGAACCTGAAAAATTAAGCGGTGTTAAAACGGATATGAAAAGCTTGCCGATAATCTTTGCCCTCTGCCTTGCGCTTGCGGCGATACTCAATTGCCAATCAAATCGCAACACCACTTTACCGGCAAGCGCCGCAACGACTGCGACAGATTCATCAACGCCTGCGAACCCTCAGCCGCGCGCCGCAAAAACGCATTCGGGCAAAGTGATTCACCTATTGGTTGCCTTGTGTGACAACGTCAATCAAGGCATTGTGCCGGTGCCTGCGCGTTTGGGAAATGGTGAGGATTTGCAGAATAACCTTTACTGGGGCGCGGCTTTTGGTGTGAAAGCCTTTTTCAAAAATCAAAGTTCTTCGTGGAAACTTATCTCATCTACCTTAAACCCGAATGAAGTTATTTTGGAGCGATGCGTTTTCAAACATAAAACCAGAGAGGTCTATCTCATCGCTGATGCCTATCGCGGCAGCGAGATTAAACAATGCATCGTTGATTTTTTTAATTATGCAGCCGGTGATAAACGCGACACGACCGTTTATCAAGATACGGCAATCAACGTGGGCGGCAACGCCGATTTAATCGCTTATGTCGGGCACGATGGTTTGATGGATTTCAACCTTGAATCTTTTCCGAAAAAACAGAACGACAAACGCCGCGACGCCTTGATGCTTTGTTGTATCAGTAAAAATTATTTCGCTGCGCCGCTTCGGGCATCGGGCGCAAATCCGCTGCTATGGACGACGGGACTGATGGCTCCTGAAAGTTACATTTTGCGCAGCGCAATTGATGGGTGGCTGGCTGAGGAGAGCGGCGAACAGATTCGCGAACGCGCCGCCCAAGCCTACAATCAATATCAACGTTGTGGGTTGAAAGCCGCCAGAAACCTGTTTGCCACCGGTTGGTGATTTTTCACCTTCGGCAACTGATGACTTGCTGATGAACCGCTTTGCCTTTCGCCTTTTCTCTCAGCTATTCTTCACAGCGAATCGTGGAGGAATCATTGAATGTCTGAGAGACCAAAAATTTGTAACAGCATACTTGAAACCATCGGACACACCCCTTTAGTTCGCCTCAACCGTTTGCCCGCAGCAAACTCAGCCGAAGTTTTAGTCAAACTCGAATCCTTCAACCCGATGCGCAGCGTCAAAGACCGCATCGCCTGTGCGATGATTGATGCGGCGGAACGCGAAGGCAAAATTGCGCCCGGAAAAACTACCCTTGTCGAACCGACTTCGGGGAACACCGGCATCGGGCTGGCGATGACCGCGGCAGCGAAAGGCTACCGCTTGATTTTAACCATGCCCGATTCGATGAGCGTCGAACGCACCAGAGTTTTACGGGCGCTCGGCGCGGAAATCATCCTGACGCCGAAAGCTTTGGATATGAAAGGCGCGATTGATAAAGCGCAAGAGTTGTTAAACGAATTGCCCGACAGTTTTATGCCGATGCAATTTTCCAATGAATCCAATCCGGCGATTCATCGTTGCACGACGGCTCAGGAAATCATTGAAGACACTGGCGCGATGCTTGACGCATTCGTTGCCGGCGTTGGCACCGGCGGAACCATCACAGGGGTTGGCGAAGTTTTAAAAGAACGTCTGCGCAATGTCAAAATCGTTGCCGTCGAGCCAAAAGATTCGCCGGTGCTTTCGGGCGGCATCGCCCAGCCGCATTTGCTGCAAGGCATCGGCGCGGGATTTGTGCCGCCGGTTTTGAATACTGAAATCATTGACCGGATTATTCCGGTTGAGTACGA belongs to Acidobacteriota bacterium and includes:
- a CDS encoding FAD:protein FMN transferase, giving the protein MNQLSPVTLSLRAMATRFELVMYGENKNRLVAAGEEALGEIERLEQQLSFYENASEINYLNRNAANHFVKIEPRLFKLLKDCAALHQKTDNAFDITIAPLMRAWRFIREQGGVPTADELESARRLTGMQHLEFDDETFAIHFKQAGVEIDLGGFGKGYAVQCAIDLLKENGIQSALLHGGTSSVATIGTPPAEKFWRIELPEPFKQQTPVYIHLANHCLSVSAIHGKSFVVDGKRFGHLINPVTGESISRTLAAAVVGQDAAVCEALTKALMIHSKNWFATFEARFPDYQGLVVDEIDGIFGNLKN
- the cysK gene encoding cysteine synthase A; amino-acid sequence: MSERPKICNSILETIGHTPLVRLNRLPAANSAEVLVKLESFNPMRSVKDRIACAMIDAAEREGKIAPGKTTLVEPTSGNTGIGLAMTAAAKGYRLILTMPDSMSVERTRVLRALGAEIILTPKALDMKGAIDKAQELLNELPDSFMPMQFSNESNPAIHRCTTAQEIIEDTGAMLDAFVAGVGTGGTITGVGEVLKERLRNVKIVAVEPKDSPVLSGGIAQPHLLQGIGAGFVPPVLNTEIIDRIIPVEYEDSKQIARRLAREEGIMCGISSGAILWAALKVANELGSGKRVVALLPDLGERYLSTDFFACEEEG